The Pseudomonas iranensis genome includes a window with the following:
- a CDS encoding superoxide dismutase, with protein sequence MAFTLPALPYAYDALEPHIDAQTMEIHYTKHHQTYINNLNAAVEGTEFAEWPVEKLVASVQQLPEKLRAAVINQGGGHANHSLFWEVMVPNGGGKPDGALATAIDEQLGGLDSFKEAFTKAALTRFGSGWAWLSVTPEKILIVESSGNQDSPLMNGNTPILGLDVWEHAYYLRYQNRRPEYINAFYNVINWPEVAARYQAALV encoded by the coding sequence ATGGCTTTTACCTTGCCTGCCTTGCCCTACGCCTACGATGCCCTCGAGCCGCACATCGATGCGCAGACCATGGAAATCCATTACACCAAGCACCACCAGACCTATATCAACAACCTCAACGCTGCCGTGGAAGGCACCGAATTCGCCGAGTGGCCGGTGGAAAAACTCGTCGCCAGCGTCCAGCAACTGCCGGAAAAGCTTCGCGCGGCGGTGATCAATCAGGGCGGCGGTCACGCCAATCACTCGCTGTTCTGGGAAGTGATGGTGCCCAACGGAGGCGGCAAGCCCGACGGCGCGCTGGCCACGGCTATTGATGAGCAACTGGGCGGACTCGACAGTTTCAAGGAAGCCTTCACCAAAGCCGCGCTGACCCGTTTTGGCAGCGGCTGGGCCTGGCTGAGCGTCACCCCGGAGAAAATACTGATCGTAGAAAGCAGCGGCAATCAGGACAGCCCGTTGATGAACGGCAATACCCCAATCCTCGGTCTCGACGTCTGGGAGCACGCCTACTACCTGCGCTACCAGAACCGTCGCCCGGAATACATCAACGCGTTCTACAACGTGATCAACTGGCCGGAAGTTGCTGCGCGCTATCAGGCCGCACTGGTTTAA